In the genome of Brachypodium distachyon strain Bd21 chromosome 3, Brachypodium_distachyon_v3.0, whole genome shotgun sequence, the window tattaaatctgagacacttattatgaatcggagggagtaccaacaAGGTAGCGGCTTAATTTATATGATTATGATAGCATGTCTATTATGTGTCTTTGCTAGTTCGATTATAAACATGCTAGCATTATAGTATAAAATTGCGGCTTACTGACTAAACGAGTAGCCTGGAGCTGGATACATGTTTTGCCAACCCATAGTCCTAGTGCACATCTGATAAATTTGCTTTCAGGTACATAACCAAATGATCACAATGGAGATACATACTTTTGGCAGATGCAGATTTTGGTTATGATGATACTCGCTGTGTTGTTGAACTAAAAAGTATGTATACATGTGAACATGTGAAGCTTCTCATAATCAACTTGACAAAAGCCACCAATGTTCTGCAAAATAAAGGGGTACATCTAATGGTAACGGAAGTGGAGAAGTTTGCTTCAATGTTGGTTTGGTCGTTGGgtacttttatttttgtggCACTGGAGGCCTCATGGTGCAAGAGGTGTTGTTTTGGTGTATGTATGGACACTGTTGCGCAGTTACGGCCAGGAAATGGCCTGTGAGTCGTGTGATTGTGAGTTTGCGCATTGCGTCTGTTCtccaacataaaaaaaaaagtgaggaGTTTTCGAGAATTATGAGCTGCATTTCACTTGCCCTGTTTTCATCTATgatcacttttttttattgatctTACTGCTAGGCGACCAACAATACTCAAAGCCAAGAACCAATGCTGTGCAGAGTTAACACATGCAGTTTGAACAGTTCGGTTCACCCTTCTTTGTAGCCAACGACAGCCATCTTTCACTCCACAGGTGAGCGGACAGCGGAGCCGTCTTGTGGAGCGACTTAGCCACAAAGTGGTTCGCTCATAGCAATAGCTATCAACGTGTCTGGTTACATCCAGACTAAAGACTATTGTCCTCAAAACGTAGAGAAGACCCTGACAAGAGGGAATTACAACCAAGTCTTTGGGATCCTTTTTCCACCACCGAATAAGTTGTCGCTTGCCATGTCACTGTTGCAAAGCTGGGGACGAAAGGAGCAGCCACCGAGTTGCCCTACCTGTAGAGGATCTAGAATCAATAGTCGGCGGGATCTAGCCATGTAGGGTTCACAGAAGCAGCATCGACAGGGGTGACGCCCTGATCGCAGTTGGGCAAGGGCTGTTATACCGAAACACTACTCTCTCTACTTGCAAATCTCGCAGGAGGGGACAACCTAGATAAAGGACTTGGCCGCCGGGGACAAGTTCAATACATCTcaacgccgctgccgccgagaTAGCGCTTGTACCTGGGTACCCTTATTCGAACCGGCGGCACCGACACACCACGAGATCTTGCCGTAGACTGAAACACAACAGACACAGGGATTTTAACGGAGCAAAGGGGAAGCGACCTACCAGGCTCGCTGGAGCTTCTGCGTGATGCTGAGACAAGGGAAAATGCACACAGTAGAATATGATGACATTAGACAATACTAGCAAAAGAAAcccgtgcgatgctacggaacaacgaaAAGTGTATCAatcacgagccggtggaggcgaagtctagacattgatttttcgattggattgatttccatactgaaaTTGATatcgagattttttgtttgggttcggattgatttccatactgagatggatacgaagaattttggatttcatgctaaggagattgatttattttagaactattcgtattatgttgtgacaaatttggaccgtacgataattttcggtaaatctaaaccgtagaatttctgctactgaaatcgtgaataagacGGGAGGGAACAGTGGCATATtgtttgtaattttaacgaagttgacCGACCAACACCGACCAACGGCGTCCACCCATTaccaccgattccaatttaatatattgtaatagatTCACTCAAATACTGAAACCTCATGCATCCATATGTCAACTATTCCATTTTCCGATGAAGCGTCAAAATACAACAATGAGAATACTGAAAGCTAGCTAAACAATATAATGATTATCAACACACTTTGCGACGGTGCAATCTACAGCGATGTTAATGTTCCTACAAATTATTGTAGGTTACATTTGTATGAAGCCAAAACAAAAGGTAGAAAGGAGGAAGAATATCTGAAGATTCTTTCTTATGATGTTCAGAGAGACACTGCTGAAATTAAACATCATTATCTGGTAACCACTTCCCATGACCCCCTTCCACAGCTTCTTCACGCAAAGTTGCTAATTCATCAAACCAATGTTTGTAGTGAGCTTCAATCAAATCAAACTCATCTTCCTTATCTTGATTATCAGTAATAGAAATTGATGAGCAACCACTCACCAGTTCTGAACCAGGCGATGCTCCACCTATATGGAAAATTGGAATATTCCTTGAACCATCATCACCTAAAACATGGCTGCAGCCTAGTTTACCAACTCCGTCTTTGTACCCACAACAGTACATAGTTCCACAGTCATCAGTGCCACAGTCACTTCGACTTCCAGAACTCCCAACAAGCTGCACAGAAATGTCTGAACCTTCAGAACCCTTTGGCCCCCCTAGGTTAGCTGCACTTGAGACCGAATGATGATAGTTATTCGATGGTGCACTGATATCTTTCGAATGCATTGTACTTTGAACCAACCCATAATCAGGTGCCATCTCTGACAGGTTCTGCTGGGAAATAATTACTTGCTCACTTGCAACAATTTTAGATTCCATATATGGGCTCATCGCTACATCATTTGCCAATTTCCGACCAGGAACAAGATTCACAATCAAAAGGTCAATGAAATCAGCAATGAAAGTAACATCACAGTCTGCTAATTCCAATTGTTCAACCATTTCAGCAGCAACAGACATAGCTGTGTCAGATTCCAggtagaaaagaaaatgaatattCCTTGCTTGACCtgcaaacaggaaggtgaaGATGTATCACAAAAAATACAGTACTTGAGTTCCAATCGATAAAAGCAAGGCGTACCACACAAATCAGCGATCCGCAAAACCAGTGAGACTGAACTATCATCAAGTTTCTCGCCCTTTAGATTTAGTTCCGTATTTTTGTTAGTTCTTGTGAATTCCAGCATGGATGCATGTGGAGCAAGATCATTTTTCCTGCCAGAGCTAGCATACATAGATTCCCGAGTGTCAACATCCATGTGCAAGGAATCCAGAGAGATTTCTACTGCTCCGGGTGTTGATGATGGACTAATAACGCCAGCAAAGCCATTTGCATTATCAGAGCAAAGAAATGAGTCTTGCAATAGTTCTTTGGCGGACAACCTCTCAGAAGAAGGAACTAAACATTTCTCAATGAAATGCTTTACTTCAGGATTTGCAATTTTAGACAGTGCAGCCGGCTTGACACCCTAAAGATCAGTGTCAGTAATTTAGACAAGTGCTGCATCCAAGCCCAACTCAAGAAATATAAATCAAGACAACTTACCTTGGATACTTTCTTGAAGATTTGAGCGGGATTTTTACATTCACTATATGGATATTCAAGAGTGAACATCTCCAACATGCACATACCAAATGAGTATATATCAACCAGCTCATCGTAATTCTCATCATATAGCTCAGGTGCCATGAATTCAGGGGTACCTGCCGTAAGAAAGAAGAGTTCCCATATTGTAGGGATGTATCAGGGGAAATGCAGGTTTTTGTACAGAGATTGAGTCAATACTTAGAGCAGGTTGTTAGAGATACATAGTCCAATAACATGTCTAAATGAAAAAAACAGATGCCAACAAGATCTTTGCACTTCAAACAACAACCATGTATTTTAGAAGATATGATAAGAGTAGAACAAGAGCAAACTGTGACTACGACCATCGTTTACAGGCATATATACCGCAGGTTATTACAGTTATGCGCCCCATTACATTCCTCAGCTAACTTAAGTTAACAAAATATTGAAGTCAGGTATGACAGACAACAACTCTAGACTATAGGTTGAAGTTGAACTTAAAAGAGCCACACAAGCTTACATAAAATTCAAGCCATAATGAGGTAATGTGGACTACTTGAGCATGTAAGATGGTTTCTAAATGTCTACACATCAGGTCACTAAGCTGCTAAATGGTGATGGGTGGGGCAAACATTGACCAGGACTATGTCAAGTGATTTAGTGGTTACCATTAATGGTGACTAAATTGTCTCGCCAGATCAAAGACCATAACAGATCTACGcagaaataataataaaaatcaATAAACTACGGGGGGCATTACCAATAACACTTCTTGC includes:
- the LOC100840625 gene encoding probable serine/threonine-protein kinase WNK4: MEVFGDRDEASDADYAEVDPTRRYMRYNEVLGRGAFKTVYKAFDEVEGIEVAWNQVNIDEVMQCPDNLERLYSEVHLLKSLKHKNVMKFCNYWFDDQKKTINVITELFTSGSLRHYRRKHPRVDLKAIKNWARQILHGLDYLHSHQPPVIHRDLKCDNIFVNGNHGEVKIGDLGLATIMRTPKARSVIGTPEFMAPELYDENYDELVDIYSFGMCMLEMFTLEYPYSECKNPAQIFKKVSKGVKPAALSKIANPEVKHFIEKCLVPSSERLSAKELLQDSFLCSDNANGFAGVISPSSTPGAVEISLDSLHMDVDTRESMYASSGRKNDLAPHASMLEFTRTNKNTELNLKGEKLDDSSVSLVLRIADLCGQARNIHFLFYLESDTAMSVAAEMVEQLELADCDVTFIADFIDLLIVNLVPGRKLANDVAMSPYMESKIVASEQVIISQQNLSEMAPDYGLVQSTMHSKDISAPSNNYHHSVSSAANLGGPKGSEGSDISVQLVGSSGSRSDCGTDDCGTMYCCGYKDGVGKLGCSHVLGDDGSRNIPIFHIGGASPGSELVSGCSSISITDNQDKEDEFDLIEAHYKHWFDELATLREEAVEGGHGKWLPDNDV